Part of the Salinigranum rubrum genome is shown below.
GGAGGTGTCGCGATGAGTTCCGCCCACCCGGCCGAGACGCGCCTCGACCGCCTGCGCGAGGCGGGCGCACACGTCGAACCCGGCGCAGGGGGGGAGACGCTCGTCGTCGTCGACAACTTCGACTCGTTCACGTACAACCTCGTGGAGTACTTCTCCGAGCAGGAGCCGAGACCCGAACTCGTCGTCTTCAAGAACACGGCGTCGCTTTCCGACATCGAACTGGCCGACCCCGACGCGCTCGTCATCAGCCCCGGTCCGGGCCACCCGAAGAACGACCGCGACGTCGGCGTGACGAACGAGGTCCTCCGCGAACTCTCGCCGACGGTGCCGACCCTGGGCGTCTGTCTCGGTCTCGAAGCCGCCGTTCACGCCTACGGAGGGACCGTCGGACACGCCCCCGAACCCATCCACGGCAAGGCGTTCCCCGTCGACCACGACGGGGAAGGGGTGTTCGCGGGGCTGGAGCAGGGCTTCCGCGCCGGTCGCTACCACTCGCTCATCGCGAGCGAGGTTCCCGACTGCTTCGTCGTGTCGGCGACGACCGACCACGACGGGGAAGAACTCGTCATGGGTATCAGACACCGCGAGTACCCCATCGAATGCGTGCAGTTCCACCCCGAGTCCGTCCTCACAGCAGTCGGACACGACGTCGTCCGGAACTTCCTCGCCAGCGTCGGCGTCGAGAAGTGACTGCGAAGGGGTCGCTGCGGCCGCGACGGGACGTTCTCAGGGCTCAGAGCAGGCCGGGGAGG
Proteins encoded:
- the trpG gene encoding anthranilate synthase component II, with product MSSAHPAETRLDRLREAGAHVEPGAGGETLVVVDNFDSFTYNLVEYFSEQEPRPELVVFKNTASLSDIELADPDALVISPGPGHPKNDRDVGVTNEVLRELSPTVPTLGVCLGLEAAVHAYGGTVGHAPEPIHGKAFPVDHDGEGVFAGLEQGFRAGRYHSLIASEVPDCFVVSATTDHDGEELVMGIRHREYPIECVQFHPESVLTAVGHDVVRNFLASVGVEK